The Flavobacterium sp. HJ-32-4 genome contains a region encoding:
- a CDS encoding TlpA disulfide reductase family protein, giving the protein MKYLLTMLLLCAGGVSMAQTPQPSSYTAGGRTIEAYDFAGFEKLLQMNDDKTYVVNFWATWCTPCVQELPYFEQLQEAYRDQKVEVILVSLDMAKQVESRLIPFLIKKDIRSRVVYLRNTDSGEWIGKVDPSWSGALPATVLYNARHRVFREQSFTYESLEKELKSILN; this is encoded by the coding sequence ATGAAGTACTTGCTGACGATGCTATTGCTTTGCGCGGGAGGGGTTTCGATGGCCCAAACGCCGCAACCGTCTTCGTATACGGCGGGTGGGCGCACCATTGAAGCCTACGATTTTGCAGGCTTTGAAAAGCTCCTCCAGATGAACGATGACAAAACCTACGTCGTCAATTTCTGGGCGACCTGGTGCACGCCCTGTGTGCAGGAACTCCCATATTTCGAACAATTGCAAGAAGCCTACCGCGATCAAAAGGTCGAGGTCATCCTGGTGAGTCTCGATATGGCCAAGCAGGTCGAATCGCGGTTGATTCCCTTCCTGATCAAAAAAGACATCCGGTCACGCGTCGTTTACCTCCGCAATACCGATTCGGGGGAATGGATCGGGAAAGTCGACCCTTCCTGGAGCGGTGCGCTACCGGCCACCGTGCTCTACAACGCCCGCCACCGCGTGTTTCGCGAGCAAAGCTTCACCTACGAATCGCTTGAAAAAGAACTTAAATCCATCCTAAATTAA
- a CDS encoding thioredoxin family protein, producing MKIKFTMLLAFMALSFAFTGSGPGYGVGDVATDFKLKNIDGKKVALSDFKDAKGFIVVFTCNHCPYAVAYEDRIIALDKMFRAKGYPVIAINPNNPEKQKEDSFELMQVRAKEKGFTFPYLFDEGQTIYPQYGATKTPHVYVLEKTAKGNIVRYIGAIDDNYEDASAVKVRYVENAVNALLSGRDVEVKQTKAIGCSIKA from the coding sequence ATGAAAATCAAATTCACCATGCTGTTGGCCTTTATGGCCTTGTCGTTTGCCTTTACAGGAAGTGGTCCTGGGTACGGAGTAGGCGACGTCGCCACCGATTTCAAACTCAAGAACATTGACGGAAAGAAAGTCGCACTCTCCGACTTCAAAGACGCCAAAGGGTTCATTGTCGTCTTTACCTGCAACCACTGTCCGTATGCCGTGGCCTACGAAGACCGTATCATCGCACTCGATAAGATGTTCCGTGCGAAGGGATATCCCGTTATCGCCATCAACCCCAACAATCCGGAAAAGCAGAAAGAAGACAGCTTCGAGCTGATGCAGGTGCGGGCGAAAGAGAAGGGCTTCACCTTTCCGTATCTGTTTGACGAAGGACAAACGATCTACCCACAATACGGCGCCACCAAAACGCCGCATGTGTATGTGTTGGAAAAAACAGCCAAAGGAAATATCGTACGCTACATCGGCGCCATCGACGATAATTACGAGGATGCCTCGGCTGTGAAAGTACGTTATGTGGAAAACGCCGTAAACGCATTGCTTTCCGGACGCGACGTCGAAGTGAAGCAAACGAAAGCCATCGGGTGTTCGATAAAAGCGTAA
- a CDS encoding rhodanese-like domain-containing protein, whose protein sequence is MDLSQQEWAERLATDTNPVILDVRTEDEWNDGYIPGALHIDIYKGQGFVYEVDQLDKERPYYVYCKAGGRSAQACAIMGQLGFTTTYNLVGGFSQWGGDVVKP, encoded by the coding sequence ATGGATCTTTCCCAACAGGAATGGGCCGAACGGCTCGCGACCGATACGAACCCGGTTATTTTAGACGTACGAACGGAAGACGAATGGAACGACGGGTATATCCCGGGTGCGCTCCACATCGACATCTACAAAGGACAGGGTTTTGTGTATGAAGTAGACCAACTCGACAAAGAGCGTCCGTATTATGTCTATTGCAAAGCCGGAGGGCGAAGTGCACAGGCCTGCGCCATCATGGGGCAACTGGGGTTCACCACCACGTATAACCTCGTAGGCGGTTTCTCGCAATGGGGTGGCGACGTTGTTAAACCTTAA
- a CDS encoding DUF2892 domain-containing protein, translating into MKANVGRIDRVIRVLLGLALLLAGVFDWFDDGIVSTIGVVVGVILLVTAAVGFCPLYRFLGVRTTRGKKVVY; encoded by the coding sequence ATGAAAGCAAATGTAGGCCGCATTGACCGGGTCATTAGGGTACTGCTTGGATTAGCGCTTCTATTGGCCGGCGTGTTCGATTGGTTTGACGACGGGATCGTCAGTACGATCGGAGTCGTTGTAGGCGTCATTCTGTTAGTAACAGCCGCGGTGGGTTTTTGTCCGTTGTACCGTTTTCTCGGTGTCCGGACCACCCGTGGTAAGAAGGTCGTCTACTGA
- a CDS encoding MarR family winged helix-turn-helix transcriptional regulator, translating into MKIEDIVKSSSPLALEKRTILNVMFTQNIIGERLSEVMKEHDLSLEQFNVLRILRGQKGCPVNMTLIQERMIARTSNTTRLVDKLEAKSLVTRNVCPDNRRKMEVLITPKGLQLLAAVDPKVQEVESLFTTQLSPEELEHLNDLLEKLRGDVCPSKKSN; encoded by the coding sequence GTGAAAATCGAAGACATCGTGAAATCCTCCTCACCCCTGGCACTTGAAAAGCGCACGATACTGAATGTGATGTTCACCCAGAACATCATCGGAGAGCGGCTGTCGGAAGTGATGAAGGAACACGACCTGTCACTGGAGCAATTCAACGTTTTGCGGATCCTTCGCGGACAAAAAGGGTGTCCGGTTAACATGACCCTCATCCAGGAGCGCATGATCGCCCGCACGAGCAACACCACGCGTTTGGTTGACAAACTGGAGGCGAAGAGTTTGGTGACGCGGAATGTTTGTCCGGATAACCGTCGGAAGATGGAGGTGCTCATCACGCCGAAGGGCCTGCAATTGCTAGCCGCGGTTGATCCGAAGGTGCAGGAAGTCGAGTCGTTGTTCACCACCCAGTTGTCGCCCGAGGAACTTGAACATTTGAACGACCTTCTCGAGAAATTGCGCGGTGATGTGTGTCCGTCTAAAAAGAGTAACTGA